The following are from one region of the Arachis duranensis cultivar V14167 chromosome 10, aradu.V14167.gnm2.J7QH, whole genome shotgun sequence genome:
- the LOC127743062 gene encoding secreted RxLR effector protein 161-like has product MADCKPIDTPMQVNHKLKIVEGATLADKEMYQRLVEKLIYLSHTRPDIAYAVGIVSQFMHKPQEDHMEAAMRIVRYLKGAPGSGIIFKRNGHLKVEAYTDADWADNPNDRRSTAGYFTLVGGNMVTCKSKKQKVVALSSAEAEFRGIVKEDQLTDSLTKAVSRQTLAKVLTKLSIGDPTTHLEGEY; this is encoded by the exons ATGGCGGATTGCAAACCAATAGATACGCCCATGCAAGTTAATCACAAGTTGAAGATAGTAGAAGGTGCCACCCTAGCAGATAAAGAAATGTACCAGCGACTAGTTGAAAAACTAATTTACTTATCACACACTCGGCCTGACATAGCTTATGCTGTGGGAATAGTAAGTCAGTTTATGCATAAGCCACAAGAAGATCATATGGAAGCTGCCATGAGGATAGTTCGATATTTGAAGGGAGCTCCAGGAAGTGGAATCATTTTCAAAAGGAATGGCCATTTGAAGGTTGAGGCATACACCGATGCAGATTGGGCGGACAACCCAAATGATAGAAGATCAACAGCTGGTTACTTTACACTTGTTGGAGGCAACATGGTAACTTGCAAAAGCAAGAAGCAGAAAGTTGTAGCTCTTTCAAGCGCAGAGGCAGAATTTCGAGGGATCGTTAAAG AAGATCAGTTGACTGATAGTCTTACTAAAGCAGTTTCAAGACAAACCCTTGCTAAAGTTCTAACCAAGTTGAGTATTGGTGATCCCACTACTCACCTTGAAGGGGAGTATTAG